The Methylomonas koyamae genome has a segment encoding these proteins:
- a CDS encoding EAL domain-containing protein — translation MPASQNLLRSANLAAPALRARQAGFMRPWHFAGGIGLLAAAIFLGGWLGMKLVIPPGYSSPLWPPAGIALAALLIFGRRFWPGIWLGALLNELATAASFSGQLDSAAIAAALLIASGSTLQAVVASVLSEKYLQPGLPKLETPGAILAFFVLAGPLACLTAPSVGVATLYGLDLMPGDELQNSWRNWWIGDSLGVMVIAPLLFCACGRPQALWRARRLSVALPLLGTLLALVLVFMQVFRAEQTRIQQAFDNRAAAIETLLVEYTTHVVDSSLALRDVFLASSDVSRAEFAVFARGILERHPEIQALEWLPRIRLEQRAAFEAKVQQEGYAGFRITERGADGGLAPAAERAEYFPVAYVEPMVGNEKAFGLDSLSNPLSKLAKDEARATGKPTASAGLSLMQVNGSAPGVLVSIPVFKAAAGVSGQDFAGFVSAVILPARMVEVVTKGLNTQSLDISIEDTAGTGVHKELFAKRLPATVRQNYALRDWQRIFKFVDRDWRVTISPSSLFINEQGSSVLWVTLLGGLCFTSLMNIMLLIVSGRTAAVEALVEQRTRDLETAVAEQKAAAQQAQESELKLRTIVESQPECVKLLARDGSLLQMNRAGLDMIEADSLQQAQDCRLEDLVGAKYRSQFKKLIRRVFAGASGTLEFEITGLRGGQRWLDTHAVPMRDADGNITALLGLSRDITERKLAEDDLKLAARVFSAAHEGILITDAAANIIDVNPTFCEITGYSRDEIVGKNPSILQSGKYGPEFYAEMWRELRQHQHWHGELWNRKKNGDLYAEWLTISALCDSDGHITHYVGLFSDVTQAKQQQQLLELVAHYDPLTRLPNRILFADRLSQAIAHSKRDKSLLAICFLDLDGFKPVNDVFGHDVGDRVLVEVAERIKNAIREEDSVSRHGGDEFALLLRDIDTLEQCEQAIRRIHQAISEPFAIDGQQVTVGASSGYTLYPLDDADPDGLLRHADHAMYQAKLAGKNRCQLFDATQDQQIMHRHQQLRDIEAAFLNGEMCLYYQPKVDIKRGRVAGVEALIRWLSPQRGMVPPLDFLPAIASTDLEIRIGNWVIEQACRDLAAWRAQGLKLEVSVNISSYHLLWPGIQDHIAGILRQHPEVPAQALQLEILESTALDDLGAVNRIIKNCREQLGISVALDDFGTGYSSLTHLRHLSVDTVKIDQTFVRDMLDDPDDYAIIDSVIELSQAFNRKVVAEGVESQEQGVVLLLLGCRLLQGYAIARPMPAAQIAEWVAGYRPFADWNFYANAELTPEQTMIAIRRCDARQWLQRVRDCLYGAGQKPAPAWPIMDRKRTHLGRWLRQAKQERQYAEDWLERLQQLQHDLHSQADRLKHRYDAGELAAAQAGFADLQALQQEIDERLILYTQLP, via the coding sequence ATGCCCGCTTCCCAGAATCTGTTACGTTCCGCCAATCTGGCCGCCCCGGCGCTGCGGGCACGGCAAGCCGGATTTATGCGGCCATGGCATTTCGCCGGCGGTATCGGTTTGCTGGCGGCCGCGATTTTTCTCGGCGGTTGGTTGGGGATGAAATTGGTGATTCCGCCCGGTTATTCCAGCCCGCTATGGCCGCCGGCCGGGATTGCATTGGCCGCGCTGCTGATATTCGGCCGCCGGTTCTGGCCCGGCATCTGGTTGGGGGCGCTGCTGAACGAACTGGCCACGGCTGCGAGTTTCTCCGGCCAATTGGACTCCGCCGCTATTGCCGCCGCGTTGCTGATCGCCAGCGGCAGTACCCTGCAAGCCGTGGTCGCGTCCGTGTTGTCCGAAAAATACCTGCAGCCGGGCCTGCCGAAGTTGGAGACGCCGGGCGCCATCCTGGCGTTTTTCGTGTTGGCCGGTCCGCTGGCCTGTTTGACCGCACCCAGCGTTGGTGTCGCCACCCTGTACGGCCTGGATTTGATGCCCGGCGACGAGTTGCAGAACTCCTGGCGCAACTGGTGGATCGGCGACAGCTTGGGGGTGATGGTGATCGCGCCGTTGCTGTTTTGCGCCTGCGGCCGGCCGCAGGCGTTGTGGCGGGCGCGGCGCTTGAGCGTGGCTTTGCCGCTGCTGGGAACTTTGCTGGCGCTGGTTTTAGTGTTCATGCAGGTGTTTCGCGCCGAGCAAACCCGGATCCAGCAGGCCTTCGACAATCGGGCAGCGGCCATCGAAACGCTATTGGTGGAATATACCACCCATGTCGTCGACAGCAGTCTGGCGTTGCGGGATGTGTTTCTGGCGTCCAGCGATGTCAGCCGCGCGGAATTTGCCGTGTTCGCCCGCGGCATTTTGGAACGGCATCCGGAAATCCAGGCCTTGGAATGGTTGCCGCGCATCCGCCTCGAGCAACGCGCAGCCTTCGAAGCCAAAGTACAGCAAGAAGGCTACGCCGGCTTTCGCATTACCGAGCGCGGCGCCGACGGCGGTTTGGCGCCGGCCGCCGAACGCGCCGAATATTTTCCGGTGGCCTACGTCGAGCCGATGGTCGGCAACGAAAAAGCGTTCGGCCTGGATTCGCTTTCCAATCCGCTGAGCAAACTGGCCAAGGACGAGGCCCGCGCCACCGGCAAGCCGACCGCGTCGGCCGGCCTCAGTCTGATGCAGGTCAACGGCTCGGCGCCAGGCGTATTGGTGTCGATACCGGTGTTCAAGGCGGCGGCCGGCGTTAGCGGCCAGGATTTTGCCGGTTTCGTATCGGCGGTGATTTTGCCGGCGCGGATGGTGGAAGTCGTTACCAAGGGGCTGAACACGCAATCGTTGGACATCAGTATCGAAGATACCGCCGGTACCGGCGTGCATAAGGAACTGTTTGCCAAGCGTCTGCCGGCCACGGTAAGGCAAAATTACGCGCTGCGGGATTGGCAGCGCATCTTCAAGTTCGTCGACCGCGATTGGCGGGTGACGATCTCGCCGAGCAGCCTGTTCATCAACGAACAGGGTTCTTCGGTGCTGTGGGTGACCTTGCTCGGCGGGCTTTGTTTCACCAGCTTGATGAACATCATGCTGTTGATCGTCAGCGGCCGTACCGCCGCCGTCGAAGCTTTGGTCGAACAACGCACCCGCGATCTGGAAACGGCGGTGGCCGAACAAAAAGCCGCGGCGCAACAGGCGCAGGAGTCGGAGCTGAAATTGCGCACTATCGTCGAATCGCAACCGGAATGCGTAAAACTGCTGGCGCGCGACGGCAGCCTGCTGCAGATGAACCGGGCCGGCCTGGACATGATAGAAGCCGATAGCTTGCAACAGGCGCAGGATTGCCGGTTGGAAGATCTGGTTGGCGCCAAATACCGTAGCCAATTCAAGAAATTGATCCGCCGCGTCTTCGCCGGGGCTTCCGGCACGCTGGAATTCGAAATCACCGGTTTACGCGGCGGCCAGCGCTGGCTGGATACCCATGCCGTGCCGATGCGCGATGCCGACGGCAACATTACCGCCTTGCTCGGCCTGTCGCGCGACATTACCGAGCGCAAATTGGCCGAGGACGATTTGAAACTGGCCGCCCGCGTATTCAGCGCAGCCCACGAGGGCATTTTGATCACCGACGCCGCCGCCAACATCATCGACGTCAATCCGACGTTTTGCGAGATTACCGGATACAGCCGGGACGAAATCGTCGGCAAAAATCCAAGCATTCTGCAATCCGGCAAATACGGCCCGGAATTCTATGCCGAGATGTGGCGCGAGTTGCGCCAGCACCAGCATTGGCACGGCGAATTGTGGAACCGCAAGAAAAACGGCGATTTATATGCGGAATGGTTGACGATTTCGGCGTTGTGCGACAGCGACGGCCACATCACGCATTACGTCGGCCTGTTTTCCGACGTGACCCAGGCCAAACAGCAGCAACAGCTTTTGGAGTTGGTGGCGCATTACGACCCGCTGACCCGCTTGCCGAACCGGATATTGTTCGCCGACCGTCTGAGCCAGGCTATCGCCCACAGCAAGCGGGACAAGTCGCTGCTGGCGATCTGCTTTCTGGATCTGGACGGTTTCAAACCGGTCAACGACGTGTTCGGCCACGACGTCGGCGACCGGGTGCTGGTGGAAGTGGCGGAGCGCATCAAAAATGCCATACGCGAGGAAGACAGCGTGTCGCGCCACGGCGGCGACGAATTTGCGTTGCTGCTGCGCGATATCGACACGCTGGAGCAATGCGAGCAGGCCATTCGGCGCATTCACCAGGCGATTTCCGAACCGTTCGCCATCGACGGCCAGCAAGTCACGGTCGGCGCCAGCAGCGGCTATACCTTATATCCGCTGGACGATGCAGATCCGGACGGCCTGTTGCGTCACGCCGACCACGCCATGTACCAGGCCAAATTGGCCGGCAAGAACCGCTGCCAGTTGTTCGATGCGACCCAGGACCAGCAGATCATGCATCGCCACCAGCAATTGCGCGATATCGAAGCGGCCTTCCTCAACGGCGAAATGTGCCTGTATTACCAGCCCAAAGTCGATATCAAGCGCGGACGGGTGGCCGGGGTCGAGGCGCTGATCCGTTGGTTGAGCCCGCAACGCGGCATGGTGCCGCCGCTGGATTTTTTGCCGGCCATCGCCTCCACCGATCTGGAAATCCGCATCGGCAATTGGGTGATCGAGCAGGCCTGTCGCGACCTGGCGGCCTGGCGGGCGCAGGGGTTGAAGTTGGAAGTCAGCGTCAATATTTCCTCTTACCACTTGCTGTGGCCCGGGATTCAGGACCATATCGCCGGCATCTTGCGGCAACATCCCGAGGTTCCGGCGCAAGCCTTGCAGCTCGAAATTCTGGAAAGCACTGCGTTGGACGATTTGGGCGCCGTGAACCGCATCATCAAGAATTGCCGGGAACAACTCGGCATCAGCGTGGCGCTGGACGACTTCGGCACCGGCTATTCGTCGCTGACCCATTTACGGCATTTATCGGTCGATACCGTCAAAATCGATCAGACCTTCGTTCGCGACATGCTGGACGACCCGGACGATTACGCCATTATCGACAGCGTGATCGAGCTGAGCCAGGCTTTTAACCGTAAGGTGGTTGCCGAAGGCGTCGAAAGCCAGGAGCAGGGCGTCGTACTGTTGTTGCTGGGCTGCCGGCTGCTGCAAGGTTACGCGATTGCCAGGCCGATGCCGGCCGCGCAGATCGCCGAGTGGGTCGCCGGGTACCGGCCTTTCGCCGACTGGAATTTCTATGCCAATGCCGAGTTGACGCCGGAACAGACCATGATCGCGATCCGGCGCTGCGATGCCCGGCAATGGTTGCAGCGGGTGCGGGATTGCCTGTACGGTGCCGGGCAGAAGCCGGCGCCGGCCTGGCCGATCATGGATCGCAAACGCACCCATCTCGGGCGCTGGCTGCGTCAGGCCAAGCAGGAGCGGCAATACGCCGAGGATTGGCTGGAACGGCTCCAGCAATTGCAGCACGATTTGCACAGCCAAGCCGACCGCTTGAAGCATCGGTACGATGCCGGCGAGTTGGCGGCAGCGCAAGCCGGGTTTGCCGATTTGCAGGCGCTACAACAGGAAATCGACGAACGCCTGATCCTGTATACTCAACTTCCCTGA
- a CDS encoding aspartate carbamoyltransferase catalytic subunit, with protein MTRHLQLTEQGKLKHFLTIEGLDRELLTEILDTAESFVGMSEHQVKKVPLLRGKTIVNLFFENSTRTRTTFELAATRLSADVLNMDIARSATSKGESLLDTIRNLEAMQVDMFVVRHALSGAAHFIAQQVAPHISVINAGDGQHAHPTQAMLDMFTIRQYKKQFAGLKVAIVGDILHSRVARSQILALNALGVAEVRVIAPKTLLPAQVKTMGVTPIHDMDEGLADVDVVIMLRLQKERMNSAFLPSESEFFRCFGLTEAKLQRAKSDAIVMHPGPINRGVEIASSVADGSQSVILQQVSNGVAVRMAIMSMAMQSGGTA; from the coding sequence ATGACCCGGCATCTGCAACTGACCGAGCAAGGCAAGCTCAAGCATTTTCTGACCATCGAAGGTCTGGACCGGGAGTTGTTGACCGAGATTCTGGACACCGCCGAGTCTTTCGTCGGCATGTCCGAGCACCAGGTCAAAAAAGTGCCGTTGCTGCGCGGCAAGACCATCGTCAACCTGTTTTTCGAAAACTCGACCCGCACCCGCACTACCTTCGAGCTGGCCGCCACCCGGCTGTCGGCCGACGTGTTGAACATGGACATCGCCCGTTCCGCGACATCCAAGGGCGAGAGCCTGCTCGACACCATCCGCAATTTGGAAGCGATGCAGGTCGACATGTTCGTCGTCCGCCACGCCTTGAGCGGCGCGGCTCATTTCATCGCTCAGCAAGTGGCGCCCCACATCAGCGTAATCAATGCCGGTGACGGCCAGCACGCCCATCCGACCCAGGCCATGCTGGATATGTTCACGATCCGCCAATACAAGAAACAATTCGCGGGCCTGAAAGTCGCGATTGTCGGCGACATCCTGCATTCGCGTGTGGCGCGTTCGCAAATCCTGGCTTTAAACGCGTTGGGAGTGGCCGAAGTTCGGGTCATCGCCCCCAAAACGCTGTTGCCGGCCCAGGTCAAAACCATGGGCGTCACGCCGATCCACGACATGGACGAAGGCCTGGCCGATGTCGATGTCGTGATCATGCTGCGTCTGCAAAAGGAACGGATGAACTCGGCCTTCCTGCCCAGCGAAAGCGAATTTTTCCGCTGTTTCGGTTTGACCGAAGCCAAGCTGCAGCGGGCCAAGTCCGATGCGATCGTGATGCATCCGGGCCCGATCAACCGCGGCGTCGAGATCGCCTCCAGCGTTGCCGACGGTTCGCAATCGGTGATCCTGCAGCAAGTCAGCAACGGCGTGGCGGTAAGGATGGCGATCATGTCGATGGCCATGCAAAGCGGAGGTACGGCATGA
- a CDS encoding AAA family ATPase — MTATSPDSCQTALQQLKHHINSQIIGQEVLVERMLIALLADGHLLVEGAPGLAKTRAINVLSQGIQADFHRVQFTPDLLPADLTGTEIYRPQLGSFEFQTGPLFHNLILADEINRAPAKVQAALLEAMAERQITVGKATYPLPQLFMVMATQNPIEQEGTYPLPEAQLDRFLLHVKIDYPDAGHEQAILHLARAEARGALQAGAAPAVKISQQTLFAARGEVLDLYLADSLEQYLLQIVLATRKPAAYGQDLAGWIQYGASPRASIALDRCARAKAWLAQRDFVDPADIQDMAYDVLRHRLILSYEAEAEGITADYVVKELIARIAVP, encoded by the coding sequence ATGACCGCTACCAGCCCAGATTCCTGCCAAACCGCGCTGCAACAACTCAAACACCACATCAACAGCCAAATCATCGGCCAGGAAGTCCTGGTGGAACGGATGTTGATCGCGTTGCTGGCCGACGGCCACCTGTTGGTGGAAGGTGCGCCGGGTCTGGCCAAAACCCGCGCCATCAACGTTCTCAGCCAGGGCATTCAGGCCGATTTTCACCGGGTGCAATTTACCCCGGACCTGTTGCCGGCCGATTTGACCGGCACCGAAATTTACCGGCCGCAGCTCGGCAGTTTCGAATTTCAGACCGGCCCCTTGTTTCATAACTTGATTCTGGCCGATGAAATCAACCGGGCGCCGGCCAAAGTGCAGGCGGCGTTGCTGGAAGCGATGGCCGAGCGGCAGATCACGGTCGGCAAAGCCACTTATCCGTTGCCGCAACTGTTCATGGTCATGGCCACGCAAAACCCGATCGAACAGGAAGGCACCTATCCGTTGCCGGAAGCGCAGCTCGACCGGTTTTTGCTGCACGTCAAAATCGATTATCCCGATGCGGGCCACGAACAAGCCATTCTGCATTTGGCCCGTGCCGAAGCCAGAGGCGCCTTGCAGGCCGGCGCCGCGCCGGCGGTAAAGATCAGCCAGCAAACTCTGTTCGCCGCCCGCGGCGAAGTGCTGGACCTGTATCTGGCCGACAGCCTGGAGCAATATTTGTTGCAGATCGTATTGGCAACCCGTAAGCCGGCGGCTTACGGCCAGGACCTGGCGGGCTGGATCCAATACGGCGCCAGCCCGCGGGCCAGCATTGCGTTGGATCGTTGCGCCCGGGCCAAGGCCTGGCTGGCGCAGCGCGATTTCGTCGATCCGGCCGATATCCAGGACATGGCTTACGACGTGCTCCGCCACCGGCTGATTTTGTCTTACGAAGCCGAAGCCGAAGGCATCACCGCCGACTATGTGGTCAAGGAACTGATCGCCAGAATCGCCGTGCCCTGA
- the ruvX gene encoding Holliday junction resolvase RuvX, with protein MVKIDPLAAKLSSDAYLGFDFGNKKIGVAVGYAGSGIASPLQTIRSLNQVPDWSRIGQLIAEWRPAGLVVGISRQADGSDNVVTPRMQKFCRQLHGRYNLPVHQIDEALTTFAAKQMLFDELQLSATKLWAVQDQLAAQLILQSWFDR; from the coding sequence ATGGTTAAAATCGATCCGCTGGCTGCCAAATTAAGCAGCGACGCCTATCTGGGATTCGATTTCGGCAACAAAAAAATCGGCGTTGCGGTCGGTTATGCCGGCAGCGGCATCGCCAGTCCGCTGCAAACCATCCGTTCGTTAAACCAAGTGCCGGATTGGAGCCGCATCGGCCAGCTTATCGCCGAATGGCGGCCGGCCGGATTGGTGGTCGGCATTTCCCGCCAAGCCGACGGTTCCGACAATGTCGTGACGCCGCGGATGCAAAAATTCTGCCGCCAGTTACACGGCCGTTACAATCTGCCGGTACACCAGATCGACGAAGCGCTGACCACATTTGCCGCCAAACAGATGCTGTTCGACGAATTGCAACTCAGCGCGACTAAACTATGGGCGGTACAGGACCAACTTGCCGCCCAATTGATTCTGCAAAGTTGGTTTGACCGATAA
- a CDS encoding DUF4381 domain-containing protein: MEQLPLRDIHLPDAVGFWPPAPGWWALALLLPVLALALRQLYKRMRRRSAVKIAGKLLQSMRSQPNGDAKQTVAALSALLRRVALSTAPRRDVASLSGHAWLQYLDRSLPDAPFTQGPGRCLADAHFRPHAPAEAELDAVFELCERWLKQQAKHA, translated from the coding sequence ATGGAACAATTGCCGTTAAGAGATATTCATTTGCCCGACGCCGTCGGTTTTTGGCCGCCGGCGCCCGGCTGGTGGGCGTTGGCGCTGTTGCTGCCGGTTTTGGCGCTTGCCTTGCGCCAACTTTATAAAAGAATGCGCCGGCGCAGCGCCGTTAAAATCGCCGGCAAATTGCTGCAAAGTATGCGCAGCCAACCCAACGGCGATGCCAAACAAACCGTGGCGGCCTTGTCCGCGTTGCTGCGCCGGGTCGCGCTGAGTACCGCGCCGCGGCGGGACGTGGCCAGCCTCAGCGGCCACGCCTGGCTGCAGTATCTTGACCGCTCCCTGCCGGATGCGCCGTTCACGCAAGGTCCGGGCCGATGCCTGGCCGATGCCCACTTCCGGCCGCACGCGCCGGCCGAAGCCGAACTGGACGCGGTGTTCGAGCTGTGCGAACGCTGGCTGAAACAACAGGCGAAACACGCATGA
- the pyrR gene encoding bifunctional pyr operon transcriptional regulator/uracil phosphoribosyltransferase PyrR: protein MPTASLNIDILLDNLELAIRQQIGERKLHNPLLIGIHSGGAWVARHMHLRLGISEPLGLLDITFYRDDFSQIGMHPKVKTSQLPPHLEGRDIILIDDVFYSGRTSRAALNEIFDYGRPSQVVLAVLIERNGRQIPLQPDCRGIRIDLAEGQRIKLTGPDPLGIEIQDLAGVAA from the coding sequence ATGCCTACCGCTTCATTGAATATCGACATTCTGCTGGATAACCTGGAACTTGCCATCCGCCAGCAGATCGGCGAACGCAAACTGCATAATCCGCTGCTGATCGGCATTCACAGCGGCGGCGCTTGGGTCGCCCGCCACATGCACTTACGCTTGGGCATCAGCGAACCGCTGGGTTTGCTGGACATCACCTTTTACCGCGACGATTTTTCCCAAATCGGCATGCATCCCAAGGTCAAGACCAGCCAGTTGCCGCCGCATCTGGAAGGGCGCGATATCATTCTGATCGACGACGTGTTTTACAGCGGCCGCACCAGCCGCGCCGCACTGAACGAGATTTTCGATTACGGCCGCCCCAGCCAGGTAGTGCTGGCGGTGTTGATCGAGCGCAACGGCCGCCAAATTCCGCTGCAGCCCGATTGCCGCGGTATCCGTATCGATCTGGCCGAGGGCCAGCGGATCAAATTGACCGGTCCCGACCCGCTCGGCATCGAGATTCAGGACTTGGCCGGAGTCGCGGCATGA
- a CDS encoding TIGR00730 family Rossman fold protein: protein MSCIKNRTSSSASTSIIDDLKGDQSWRIFRIISEFTEGFDELSGLCDAISIFGSARLKPEHPYYAKTVEIADLLSKQGFAIISGGGPGVMEAANKGAIANDQPSIGLNIELPMEQKPNPYQNIALNFRYFFVRKVMFVRYSIGYVCMPGGFGTLDEFFEALTLMQTHKVYPIPLVLFGSDFWNGLMDWMKAKMLEYGTISEEDLALITVTDDPHEVVKIMVAHREWKDRQRKN from the coding sequence ATGAGTTGCATCAAAAACCGAACCAGCAGTTCCGCATCGACCAGCATTATCGACGATTTGAAGGGCGATCAATCCTGGCGTATTTTTCGCATCATCAGCGAATTTACCGAGGGTTTCGACGAATTGTCCGGCCTGTGCGACGCGATTTCGATTTTCGGCTCGGCCCGCTTGAAACCGGAGCATCCCTACTACGCCAAGACCGTGGAAATTGCCGACCTGCTCAGCAAACAGGGCTTTGCCATCATCAGCGGCGGCGGGCCGGGCGTGATGGAGGCGGCCAATAAAGGTGCCATCGCCAACGACCAGCCCTCTATAGGGTTGAATATCGAATTGCCGATGGAACAAAAGCCCAACCCTTACCAGAACATCGCGCTGAATTTCCGTTATTTCTTCGTGCGTAAGGTGATGTTCGTGCGCTACTCGATCGGTTACGTCTGTATGCCGGGCGGTTTCGGTACGCTGGACGAATTCTTCGAAGCGCTGACCTTGATGCAGACCCACAAGGTCTACCCGATACCTTTGGTGTTGTTCGGCAGCGATTTCTGGAACGGGCTGATGGACTGGATGAAGGCGAAAATGCTCGAATACGGCACGATTTCCGAAGAAGATTTGGCGCTGATCACCGTCACCGACGACCCGCACGAGGTCGTCAAAATCATGGTTGCCCACCGCGAATGGAAAGACCGGCAACGCAAAAACTAG
- a CDS encoding dihydroorotase produces the protein MSRIKIENGRIVDPANGIDAIGSLYISGGKIVAVGAALADFDAEQTIDAAGQVVCPGFVDLSVRLREPGQTQKGNIQSETRAALAAGVTSLCLPPDTKPCIDTPAVVEYIKDKAEQAGYAQVYSIGALTQRLDGNELSTMFALKQAGCIAVGNASAPLGNLLILRRAMEYASSHNLLLMFRANEASLSGKGCAHEGAVASRYGLPGIPEAAESIALAQCLELAELTGCRVHFSQISCKQSVIKIQQAKKYGLNVTADVAIHQLHLTENDIEPFDSNYHVMPPLRAAIDRQYLREALANGTVDAICSDHQPHDLDAKLGAFPETESGVAALETLLPLTLALTGQHRIGLAQALAGLTCNPARIMGLAAGTLAIGANADVCIFDPALVWRVERPAWLSAGCNTPYWGRELIGRVTHTLQAGRVAYRLQQPAATNRA, from the coding sequence GTGAGCAGGATCAAAATCGAGAACGGCCGTATCGTCGATCCGGCCAACGGCATCGACGCCATCGGTTCGCTGTATATCTCGGGCGGCAAAATCGTCGCCGTTGGCGCAGCGCTGGCCGATTTTGACGCGGAACAGACCATCGATGCGGCCGGCCAAGTGGTGTGTCCCGGCTTCGTCGACCTGAGCGTGCGCCTGCGCGAGCCGGGCCAGACCCAAAAAGGCAATATCCAATCCGAAACCCGGGCCGCACTCGCCGCCGGCGTGACGTCCTTGTGTTTGCCGCCCGACACCAAGCCCTGCATCGATACGCCGGCCGTGGTCGAGTACATCAAAGACAAGGCGGAGCAGGCCGGCTATGCGCAGGTTTACAGTATCGGTGCGTTGACCCAGCGCCTGGACGGCAACGAACTCAGCACGATGTTTGCCTTGAAACAGGCCGGCTGCATCGCGGTGGGCAATGCCAGCGCGCCGCTTGGCAATTTGTTGATTTTGCGCCGGGCCATGGAATACGCCAGCAGCCACAATTTGCTGTTGATGTTCCGCGCTAACGAGGCGTCGCTATCCGGCAAGGGTTGCGCCCACGAAGGCGCGGTCGCTAGCCGTTACGGCTTGCCGGGCATTCCGGAAGCGGCGGAATCGATTGCGTTGGCGCAGTGTCTGGAACTGGCCGAACTGACCGGCTGCCGGGTGCATTTCAGCCAGATCAGTTGCAAGCAATCGGTGATCAAGATCCAGCAGGCCAAAAAGTACGGTCTGAACGTCACCGCCGACGTTGCGATACATCAACTGCATCTGACCGAAAACGACATCGAACCGTTCGACAGCAACTACCACGTGATGCCGCCGCTACGCGCGGCGATAGACCGCCAATACCTGCGCGAAGCCTTGGCCAACGGCACCGTCGACGCCATTTGTTCCGACCACCAACCGCACGACCTGGATGCCAAGCTCGGCGCGTTTCCGGAAACCGAATCCGGCGTGGCGGCACTGGAAACGCTGCTGCCGTTGACGCTGGCGTTGACCGGCCAACACCGGATCGGTTTGGCGCAAGCCCTCGCCGGCCTGACCTGCAATCCGGCGCGGATTATGGGCTTGGCCGCCGGTACGCTGGCAATCGGAGCGAACGCCGACGTCTGTATTTTCGACCCCGCTCTGGTCTGGCGGGTCGAGCGCCCGGCCTGGCTCAGCGCCGGCTGCAATACGCCCTATTGGGGGCGCGAGTTGATCGGGCGCGTGACCCACACCTTACAAGCCGGACGGGTGGCTTACCGGCTGCAGCAACCCGCGGCAACCAACCGGGCCTGA
- a CDS encoding DUF58 domain-containing protein, which yields MNAQPTADNPRVAVSLKALVDLAKPAAAISLGHANIRAAQSGNYLSHLKGRGMAFDETRLYQPGDDVRRIDWRVTARTGKPHSKIFKEERERPMFIAVDYRAAMAFATRGVFKSVQAARLAALLAWAALQQGDRIGGQIFSEAGCQEIRPQTGKPALLRFLNALVKPAYSGDPAATLDLPLSRLLHHAHPGSRVYILSDFRGLNPAAERHLANLAKHCEVVLVHIADPLEISLPGKGRYRFTDGLREILFDSGDRQRAEAYRQRFADRRRLLQKLSNQLRLLLIPCSTQQAALDVLTGARPQYR from the coding sequence ATGAATGCGCAACCAACGGCCGACAACCCGCGGGTGGCCGTCTCTCTAAAAGCGTTGGTCGATCTGGCCAAACCGGCCGCTGCAATCAGCCTGGGCCATGCCAACATCCGCGCGGCGCAGAGCGGCAATTACCTGTCGCATCTGAAAGGGCGCGGCATGGCATTCGACGAAACCCGGCTGTACCAGCCCGGCGACGACGTGCGCCGCATCGACTGGCGCGTCACCGCCCGCACCGGCAAACCGCACAGCAAGATTTTCAAGGAGGAACGGGAGCGGCCGATGTTCATCGCCGTCGATTACCGGGCGGCGATGGCGTTCGCTACCCGCGGCGTATTCAAATCGGTGCAGGCCGCTCGTCTGGCGGCGTTGCTGGCTTGGGCCGCACTACAGCAGGGCGATCGCATCGGCGGCCAGATTTTCAGCGAAGCCGGTTGCCAGGAGATCCGGCCGCAAACCGGCAAACCGGCCTTGCTGCGTTTTTTGAATGCCCTGGTAAAACCCGCCTATAGCGGCGATCCGGCCGCTACGCTCGACCTGCCGTTGTCCCGGTTGCTGCACCACGCCCACCCCGGCAGCCGGGTCTATATCCTCAGCGACTTTCGCGGCCTGAACCCCGCCGCCGAGCGGCATCTGGCCAATTTGGCCAAGCACTGCGAAGTGGTCCTGGTTCACATCGCCGATCCGCTGGAAATCAGCCTGCCCGGCAAGGGTCGCTACCGGTTTACCGACGGCTTGCGGGAAATCCTGTTCGACAGCGGCGACCGGCAACGGGCGGAGGCTTACCGGCAACGTTTCGCCGACCGCCGCCGGTTGTTGCAAAAGTTGTCCAACCAATTGCGCCTGCTGTTGATTCCCTGCAGCACGCAGCAAGCGGCGCTGGACGTACTGACCGGTGCCCGGCCGCAATACCGCTAG